A genomic window from Brassica oleracea var. oleracea cultivar TO1000 chromosome C8, BOL, whole genome shotgun sequence includes:
- the LOC106308537 gene encoding uncharacterized mitochondrial protein AtMg00240-like: protein MILDVDSEITIFDPNSSSDGIYLCERKYALELLKFVDMLDCRPSSVPMIPNHKLSKTEGELLDTPERYRRLVGRLMYLTITRPDITFAVNKLCQHSSAPRLPHLRAVYKVLEYIKGTVGHGLFYSAEEDLTLKEFADADWASCQDSRRSTAGFTMFMVLP, encoded by the coding sequence ATGATTTTAGACGTTGATTCCGAGATAACCATTTTTGACCCCAATAGTAGTTCTGATGGTATTTATTTATGTGAACGAAAATATGCATTAGAACTACTGAAGTTTGTGGATATGTTGGACTGTCGTCCTTCTTCGGTTCCCATGATTCCTAATCACAAACTTTCCAAGACAGAGGGTGAGCTTCTTGATACCCCTGAACGCTATCGAAGACTGGTTGGCCGGTTGATGTATTTGACCATCACACGTCCTGACATTACGTTTGCTGTTAACAAGCTTTGCCAGCACTCCTCTGCTCCGCGCTTACCTCATCTTCGTGCGGTATACAAAGTTCTTGAATACATTAAAGGAACTGTTGGTCATGGATTGTTTTACTCCGCTGAAGAGGACCTTACATTAAAGGAATTTGCGGATGCAGATTGGGCATCTTGTCAAGACAGTAGACGTTCAACGGCTGGTTTTACCATGTTCATGGTTCTTCCTTGA
- the LOC106307851 gene encoding chaperone protein dnaJ 20, chloroplastic-like, giving the protein MKCYKGSAILATDYYPFLYKRPVFSPSASFPSTTISYPARTRFLSTRIQARLTQDDPVKQSEDLSFYDLLGVTESVTLLEIKQAYKQLARKYHPDVSPPDQVGEYTDRFIRVQEAYETLSDPRRRVLYDRDLSMGFSFSFSGRRRNRYDEEVVEEKSEWKKKWQTQLSGLKKRSHQKENNSISWAARMRRQQHMSEDSSS; this is encoded by the exons ATGAAATGTTACAAAGGGTCAGCCATTCTCGCTACCGATTACTACCCTTTCCTCTACAAACGACCAGTCTTTTCTCCGTCCGCTTCGTTCCCATCTACCACTATCTCATACCCGGCCCGAACCCGATTCTTATCCACCCGGATCCAAGCCAGACTCACCCAAGACGATCCAGTTAAACAATCTGAGGATTTAAGCTTCTATGATCTCCTCGGCGTCACCGAATCCGTTACTCTCCTGGAAATCAAACAAGCGTATAAACAGCTTGCTCGTAAGTATCATCCCGATGTTTCGCCTCCGGATCAGGTCGGGGAATACACAGATCGGTTTATTAGGGTTCAAGAAGCTTACGAGACTCTCTCCGATCCTCGCCGGAGAGTTCTATACGACCGAGATTTATCAATGGGATTCTCATTTTCGTTCTCAGGTCGACGCAGGAATCGATACGATGAG GAAGTTGTGGAAGAGAAGAGTGAGTGGAAGAAAAAATGGCAAACTCAGCTCTCAGGGCTAAAGAAAAGAAGCCATCAGAAAGAAAACAACTCAATATCTTGGGCTGCTAGAATGCGCCGTCAACAGCACATGTCTGAAGATTCTTCTTCATAA